Below is a window of Photobacterium atrarenae DNA.
TGCCAGCGCGGTTATGTCGAGCAGCGGATCCGCGACATTACCCGGTTTGGCCACTTCGACAGTCTGTTTCTGGATGTTGATGCCACCGCCATGGCGCGGGAGGATTATCGCGATGGCACCAGTGAGCAGCAGATGCTGCACGCCTTTAACGACCGGATGCAGTGGATCGCGGACTCAACATCCATGGTCCTCGGCTCAGAAGACGGCAACAGTTTAACCACCCGGGGCATTGCGTTCGCCCACGGACTGGAAACCGTCGGCTTTGGCTGGAGCGATCCGGACATGAGAAACAACCGTCAGTCGCCTTACTATTTAGGTCGCTGGTATCCCGATCACCGGCCGGACTTTTTCTTCCAACCCGCCAAAGTCAAGGCGCCCTATCAAACCTTGCTGTTTGCCCCGCAATTTCGGATCCCGCTGTATCAGGCGGTATTTCATGATGAGGTGATCAACAGCCACCACTGGCATTCCGACAGTCTGAAGTTCAGCAATGTCCGGACCGAGCGGGATCTGATCGGCATGCTCTATAACACCCCGGCGATGGTGCACCTAAGTCGGGAAGATGCCGCTTCACCGGACAGCCCCCGCATCAAAGCGCTGAGGCATTACCAAGACGGCTATCTCCCGCTTCATCGCGCGCTGTGGGATCAACCCTTGGTTGATTTTCGCTGGCTGGACGATGAGGGCTGGCTGCAGCAAACCACTTTCGATGACGGCAGCCGGGTGATCGCCAATTTTTCCGGGCAAGCCCGGCGCTATCAGCAGCAAACTGTGCCGCCGCAGTCAATCATCGCAACCCTGAGCGATGGTGAGGTCATTCGCTGGCAGTCACAGCCAAACCTCTAGCCCAATGAAGCAAAAGCCGACACGAGGTCGGCTTTTTTGGGGGCCAATCACAGCATCGGGTCAACGCAGCAAGGCCACGACCGTCTGGCGGCGCACATTAACCTGGCACCGATTGCACCGTTGATTCCGCTGTAATACCAATCGCATTAAATAAGGGGTCATCCTAGCTTGATCAAATGCTCGATAACTGACTTACTTTGATTGGTATAACTTCACTGCGACTCGCTTTCACACGGCACTCTGATCAGCGGCACACTCATGATCAGTACCGCAGCAACCCACAGCAGGATTTGATAACTCAGTACGCCCGAGTCTGATACCACAACCAGCCCGGCCCCTGCCATCCCGGCCACGCCGCTGCCCAGATGCATCAACGCATTCTGATAGCCGATAAACCGGGCTCGCAACTGAGCGCTCAGCGCACAGGTGATCTCGGTGACAACCACGGTGGTCCGGGTGGCGCTGAGGATCATAAAGCCAATCAAGCCGGCCAACGCCTGAGGGGCATCCTGGGTGGAAAAACCGGCCAGGACGACCAGCACCATGCCCGTCGAGAGCCCGGCAATCAGCCACTGACTATTTATCCGCTGGCCCCAGCGGCCATAAACCTGGAAGGTAAGAAAGGTCCCGGCCCCGCCGATGATATAGGCACAGCTCAGCGATTCGGTCGCCACCTTGAGGCCGGCAACCAGAAAGACCGGGTACTGGGTCACAATCAAAAAGGTACTGAACACCGCCAAAAATACCGCCAACAACGGCCGGCCAAGTCCCCGGTTCGGGAATGCAACTGAGCCTGAAAGTACTTCAGCAGCCGTCTCTTTCCCGGTTGCCTGACTTGTGACCATACTGTCCGCTCGACTGGCAGCCGAATCCAAGACCTGATCCTGCTTCAGATCGCGAAGTATCACCACCCCAGCGGCCACCAGCAGTCCGCCCCCCAACCACAGAAACGCGGCCTGCCACCCGACGCCGCCGGAAAGCTGCAGCAGCCCGGGCACCCCCAGGGTCAACGCCAATGGAAACATCCCCATCACCAGAGCCACCGCTTGTTTGCGCTTCTCCGGCGCCAGCAAGATCATCAGCAGATTTAAATTCAACGCCACCACCACACCGGCAAAACCGCCGGCCAGGCACCTCATCGCCAACAGTGCGATAAATCCGGGCGCACAGGCAAACCCCAGTGTCACCGCACCCAGTCCCAGCAATGCCAGACGCATGACGCGCAACATGCCCTCCGGCGTCGCGGCCGGCCTGAACAGAACACTCGCCAGCGCCGCAGCCAGAGCATAGCTACTGTTGAGATAACCGGCCTGCTCCGGGGACACCGCCAAGGACAAAACAATCTCAGCACTCAGCGGGATCACGACTAGGGCATCCAACGCGACTAAAAACTGGACCACACACAGCAGGCTGAGCGTCCCTTTGGCTCGCCTGTCCCGATTCTCGATCACAACATCCACCTTTTTCTCCTTCCTATTCAACCGCCTCACTGTATGCTCTGAACAAAGTGGGATAAAGGTGTTAGATTGGGAATGATAATTTCACTTTCAGGGATAATAAGAAGGAGCTGTTATGAGGAACAATGATGATGAGCGAGCTTGATCCCCGCTGGCTGCGGAGCTTCCACCGCGTCGCGGAGTGCCGGAGCTTCAAGGCCGCGGCCGAACAACTTGAGATCCCGAGCTCCAACCTCAGCCGGTATATCGCCAGCCTGGAAAAGCACCTGGGCACCCGGCTGATTGAGCGTACGACCCGACACATGCGACTGACCCAGGCCGGCGAGCAACTCTATACCCGCACTTTCCCCCTGCTCAGCGCACTGGATGCTGCGCTGGAAGATGTCAGCCAGAACACGCAGCAGATCAGCGGTACACTGCGGATCCTGCTGCCAGACACACCTCAATTCGCCATGCTGCTGACCAACTTTGCCCGCCGCCACCCGGCGCTCAATATTCACTGTGAGACCAGCCTGAGCGGACGCGACCTGATGCAGGATTTAGTACTCGACGGCTTTGATCTGGTGCTCACCTTCAATCGCGGCCAGCTGGCAGACAGCGGTTGGATCGCTAAAAAACTGACCGAATGGCCAAGTGTGGTGGTCGGGTCGCCCGAACTCATTCAAGCCTGCGGCAAGCCAGAAACACTTCAGGCGCTGGCCGAACTTCCCTGTATCACCACGCTGACCGCCTCAAATGGGTCCCCGTGGCAATTTGACACCGGCGGGCCGACGCCGCATGCCCTCAGGGTTCAAAGCCGATTTAAGGTCAACAGCGGCCATATGGCGAAAGCCGCAGCCCTCGCCGGGCTCGGTTTCGCCCTGTTGCCCGCATCAGCATGTCAACAAGAGCTCGATGACGGCGAGCTGATCCCGCTCGCGCTGGATGCCCCGCCGGTTGAGCTGGCACTCTATGCTTTTTATGCCGGACGTACCCACTTACCGAAAAAAATCAGCCTGTTTCTGAACGAGCTGGCCGCCAACTTTCCGAGTGAAAAAATGAGTTAACATGCAGCCATCACAGGCCAGTATTCGGCGGCATCAAAAAATCAACTTTACCTTCTGCGTCAAGGCTTAATCTTGAGAATAAGGCCGGGAAACCAAGCGTTATACTTAATCAGTCAAATATTTCCGGCTGAGGGGCTTATGTTACGGGCATATCTCTGTGCTATCGCCGTCTCCATAACTCCCGGCCTATCTTCAGCCGCTACATGGCTCAATAGTATCGAGATCGGTACCGGGAAGTCTTTTGACCATGACAACGTTTACCGGATCAGCCTGCAGCGCCACTTTGATCACCAGTGGATACCCAGTAAAACTGGCTTTCTCAGCGGCTATTTGGATGTATCCTACAGTCACTGGAAAAATGGTCACACCGACAAGAATGGCAACAACAATGTTTATGCACTTTCTCCGGTGTTTAGCTACGTTTTTCACACCCCCTCCCCAACCAGCTATCTCTTTATCGAAGCCGGTATCGGGGCCAGCTATCTCAGCGAGCACTCGATTGGCGATCTCAACTTCGGTGGCCAATTTCAATTTGAAGACCGCCTCGGAATCGGTGCTCAGCATCAGAGCTGGCGTGTTTCATTCCGGCTGTTTCATTTCTCCAATGCCGATATCTACGACAGCAACGACGGCATTGACTTATGGCTCGTCAGTTTACAATACCTGTTCATCCCCGCTTGGTCTGCCAGACCGCAGCCAGAATACAAAGAACACCAAGCAACTGAACGGTACTGATCCCACGGCTCAAGGCGTCCAGCCCCACCCCGGTCAACAACTGCCCCCCAATGACCAGTAGTGCAGTCAGCGAGGCGCCCAACCGCGGCAGCACATAGCTGTTCAGGGCGACAAACAAAGCGCCGATGATCCCACCGCTCCAGGCCAGGAGCGGCGCATCGAGCGTTGCCGAAACAGACGCACTCGACCCGGATGTCGAAGCCGTCAACCAGACCACCAGGCTGAGAAAACCAAAACCGACCAGGTGATTCCACAGGGAGGCATTAAGCGCGCCGGTTTCCTGTCCCAAGCGGCCATTGATGATCCGGCAGATGCTGATACAGCCACCATTGATCAGAGCCAGTAAAATGGAAGTGATCATTGGCCATGGCCTCCGAATAAAATCAGCACGCCTCCAAGGGCTATTAACAACAACACCGCACCATCCCCACGCTTGATTGCCCGCTTGGGCAAACCAAACCAGCCCAAGGCATCACTAAACAGCCCGAACAGCACTTGTCCGGCCATGATCAGCGCGATGGTGCCAGAGAGCCCCAGCGGGCTGTTCACTGTGACAGCCGCCAGGATCACAGTCAATGCACCGGGGATCCCGCCTAAGTAAGCCCAGAACGGCACGCCGGCAACCATGGTTAAACCCAGCCTGGTCCGGTGCCATAAATTTGCGCCCACCACCAGGATCAGACTGGTGACTACACCCACGCCATGGGCCAACCAGGATGCCAGTAATGGTGAGCTATAAGTGGCAAGGTAACTGTTAATCGCAATCATACTAGCCAAGGTGATCCCGCCGGTCAGCGCCAGCACCACGTTCTTCGGGCCGAGGCGATCCGCATTTGGGTGCTGCACGCCTGAATGATTAGAGACCAGGCTAGTGGCCCCGGGATGCTTGGGGTCTAAAGATACCGAATGTGATTTCATCAGAATTTTCCTTCCTTACTGCATGGCGGGCACTATAGTTGGTTTCTTATTTCCTGATAATCACCTATATTTGGATTTCTTTGTTTCCCTAAAATAAACAATAAAACGAAACGCATGGATAACTACACCACCATTCCGGTCTTTACCACCGTGGTCGAACTGGGCAGCTTCTCAGAGGCCGGGCGAAAACTGGGGATCAACAAGTCAGCCGTCAGCAAGCGGATTTCTGCCCTGGAGGCTCACCTGGGCGTCAAACTCATTCAGCGAACCACCCGCAAACTGAGCCTGACCGAAGCCGGCGAACAATATTACAGCTATGTGTGCCGGGCGCAGGCCCTGATCCAGGATGGGGAAGCGGCGATCAGCAGCCTGCAAGGCAGCCCCAAAGGCCATCTGAAGGTGAGTATTCCGATGGTTTTCGGCCAGCGCCATATCGCGCCGCTGCTCAGCGAGTTTCTGCAGCGCTATCCGGCTATCAAGCTGACTCTATCGCTCGATGATCGGGTGGTGGATATATACGAAGAAGGGCTGGATATGGTGCTGCGGATCGGCGCGCTTTCTGATTCAAACCTAGTCGCCCGCAAGCTCTCCCCGTGCCGCAGCGTGCTCTGTGCCTCGCCCGGCTACCTGGCACAACACGGGATACCGGCCAGCCTGGCCGATCTCAAACAGCATAATTGCCTGTACTATTCCTATTTCAGGGCCGGCACCGAATGGACGCTCGAGGGGCCGCAAGGCATTGAGCGGTTCAAACCGGAGGGAAATATTCAGGTCAACAACAGCGAGGTGCTAAAGCAGTTGATGCTGGAACATATCGGGATCGGGCAGATGCCGCTGTTTCTGGTCGAGCCGGAACTGGCTTGCGGCACCCTGGTGCCCATTCTGGAAGACTACACCTTACCGGAGCACGGCATTTATGCCGTCTACCCGGAACGGGCCTTCATGCCGGCCAAACTCCGGGTCTTTATTGAGTATCTGGAAGAAAAGCTATCGGCCAAGCAGCACATCTGGTAGGCATGGGTCGGCACCCGCTGTGTTGAGCCGCCGGGTACCGGCGGCCTGCTCTCGATATCCCGAGCGACTAAACCGCGAACTTCTGCATAGCCTGATTCAGATCGTCAACCTGAGCTTTTATCGCTTCGGCGCGCTGGCGCGCAGCATCGCAATGGCCAGAGACATCACTTGCCGAGCCGGACAGCTCATGCACCAGGCCAGCCAGAGACGCCGCCACTTCCGACTGCTGCTCGGTGGCCACGGCCATGTTGCGCACTTTCTCCGCCACGTCATCCATCGAACGAATCGTCGCCTGCAACGTCTCACCAGCAGCCGCGGTATGCTCGGTGCCGGTCCCCACCAGGGTCTGGCTGTGGTCGATCACCGACACCACCTGGCGGGTCGAGCCCTGAATCGCCTGAACAATGGCATTAATTTCGGTGGTGGAATCGGTCGTGCGCTGGGCCAGCAGCCGCACTTCATCAGCCACCACCGCAAATCCACGTCCCTGCTCACCGGCCCGGGCCGCTTCAATCGCCGCATTCAGCGCCAACAGATTGGTCTGCGCCGCAAGGTTTTCAATCACTTCCGTCACCCGCTCAATCCGATCACTTTCCGCGCTGAGGTTCTCCACCATACTGCTGGCCTGGCCGATCAGGGTATTGAGCTCTGTCACGGTCTGCTGGTTTTGACCCAACGCCTGCTCGCCGTCGGTGAGCAATGACACGGCTTGTTGCAAATCATTTGCAGCCGATTGCGTATGTCGGGCCGTTTCATCGGCCGTCACCGACATCTCTTCAATCGCTGCCGCCATCGAACTGACCTTTTCCGCCTGCTTCACGCTCTCGCTGGCGGTTCCGCTGTTATTGATCAGCAGTTGATCCATACCGGTGTCGACCACCGCCGCTTTCTCGCTCACTCCGGTCACCAGGGACGACAAAGACGCCGTCATCCGGTTCACCGTCGTCACCAGCGCTGCAATTTCATCCCGGCCTTCCCCGCTCAGCGGCTGCCCGGAAAAATCCCCGTGAGAGATCTCATCAGCGCGTTTCACCACCCGTGCCAGGCGCGAGCCAATATGACGTCCCAGCCAGGTCGCCACCAGCAAGGCGAACGCGGCTGCTACCAGCACCACCGTAATCAGTGTCATCATCATCTGGGTTACGTTGTCGCTCACCGCCCGGCCATTGAGCTGAGCTTGCGCCTGTCGGGCCGACACCACACCATCGAGGATCTCCGCCAGCTCACTCGCCGCCGGCGCGGTTTGCTGCGCCATCATAAAATTTGCCTGGTTCCATTCCGGCGACTGACGCAGGGAAATCACCTGCTTTGCCAGCGGCAGATATAGCTGCTGCATCTCTTCAAACAGTTGCCACAGCCCCTGATCGCTGCTGCTTAAACTACTCTGCTTACGTTGAATTTCGGCAACCGCCTGCGCATGGCGTGCCATCCAGTCCTGATACTTATCCAAACGCTCGGCGGCACCATCAAACAGATAATCACGCAACACACCCAGCGCATTCGAGAGCGACGTGTAACTATCGGCATAGAGTTTCATCAGTCGCTTCCGCTCCCCGCCGTCAGGATTAGTCACTTCTTCATTGATCAGGCTTTGCAACTGATCCAAAGCCACTTCCGCGATCGGCGCCGCTTCGTTTTGCATCAGGGCATGTGCCGGTAAATTCTCTTCACTGTGGCTGATCGCAATAATCGCCTGCTCACTGGCCTTCAGCTTGAGCCAGACTGTCTTGAGCTGCTGATACTGAGCATCGCTCACGTGCAGCTTCAGAGCCTCCAACTGTTGATCAACCTGGGCAAAGATCCCGTTGAGCTGCTGGGTTAAGGCTTGCGCTTTCTCCCCGGCACCATCAAGCAACATATACGCCCGCAGCGTTAATAATGAGGATTGGGCCGATTGCTGCAACGAGCGGCTGACTTCGACGGTTGGCAAATCATTATGAAGCAATGAGCGGGCGCTCTGCTCCACCTGACCGCTTTGTTGATAGAGGATCACGGCAGCGCCGATAAACAGTGCGATGATCAGCAAAAAACTCATCCTGAGTTTTCGGGCAATAGAAAATGTCATGGGCAGTCAGTCCGTTGTTACACCACAGAAGGTTAATATAGTGTTAAATAATCAAGGAATAAACAACAAACGGGGATTTATCACCCGAATGAAAGATTAACGACCGATTGATAAGCAATCAACAACATATGCAACCAAGATGTTTACTTACTCAATGTGAAACTGTCATTTTCATTCACGTAGCATTCACCCCGGCCAAAATAATATAAATATCAACAAGAAAACGGGGCAGGAACGTCCCCGTTAAATCACGGCCATAACCAAAAGAACAAAGGGGACAAGCTATGCAGTGTCATCATAAACGCTTACAGCGAATCAAACGGACTGTTTGGCAACGAATGATTTATAAAGAAGTCCATCGCTGTCAGGAATGTGGTGAACGCATTAAGATTTAATCCCGCCAAAAACAGGGGAGGCATGAATAATTCTGAAGTTCGGTGGCGGTTCGATTTAAAACTTATTACCAGCTGGAGACGATGCTTCTGGGGAAGATCAAAATAAAAAGGCCACCTCAAAAGATGGGCCTTTGATCTTAATGGGGAATTATATCACTGTATTGCGGCGACAAATCGCTCGGTGATTTGTTTCGGCCGGGTGATGGCGCCGCCGACTACCACTGCATGACAACCAAGTGCCAGGCAGCGTTTAGCCATTTCCGGAGTTTCTACATTCCCTTCGGCAATCACCGGCACCGTCACCATTTCTAGCAATGCTTTCAGGAACTGAAAATCATGTGAAAAGACCTTATTACCTTGTGTATTTCCGGTATACCCGTGCAGGGTGGATGAAACACAGTCAAACCCTAGCCGCTCAGCCTCAACCGCCTCATCGACCGTTGCAATATCAGCCATCAGCAGAACATCAGGGTACTTTTCCCGAACCAATGCCACGAACGCTGCCAGGTGCCCATTTTCGGGCCGGGCTCTGTGCGTCGCATCCATCGCGATCATCTCCGGGCGGGCCTGCATCAGTTCATCAACTTCCTTCATGGTTGCTGTGATAAACACCTCTGAACCGGGGTAGTCACGTTTGATAATGCCAATGACAGGCAGGCTTACAGTTTGTTGGATTTCTGTAATATCTTCCACAGAGTTTGCCCGAATACCACAGGCACCGCCCTGCATCGCTGCCAGGGCCATCCGTCCCATAATAAAGTCACTGTGCAGCGGCTCATGTTCAAGTGCCTGGCAGGATACAATCAGGCCGCCTTTGGTGTTCGTAAAGAAGTCACTCATAGACTCAAATACTCTTCCAGTTCATTCTTAACGATGGTCACGTGCGGGCCGTAGATGACTTGCACCCCATTTCCTTTTACAACCACGGCAATCGCGCCGGTTGTTTTTAAGCCGTTTTCATCAATTTTGGTTGCATCATTCAGAGTCAAGCGCAGGCGGGTTGCACAGCAATCCACATCTTTAATGTTCGCGGCATCACCCAGGTGTTTCACAATTGCCCCTGCGCGCTCAGTACCGGAAGCGTTGCTGGCCTCAACTTGTGACTCATCTTCGCGTCCCAGGGTTTTGAGATTAAATTTGGTGATCACAAACCGGAACGTGAAGTAATACAGGAAAAACCAGGCGACACCAATCACCGGCACGATCATCCAGTTGGTTTTGGCCTGCCCTTGCAGGATCCCGAACAGAACGAAGTCAATGAAACCACCCGAGAAGGTCTGGCCTATGGTGATTTCAAACATGTGAGCAAACATAAATGCGAAGCCATCAAAGACCGCATGGATCACGTACAGGGCCGGCGCGACGAATAAGAAAGAAAACTCCAGCGGCTCCGTAATACCGGTCAGGAACGAAGTCAGCGCTGCGGAGAGCATCAAACCGCTGACTCTGGCTTTGTGTTCAGGTTTGGCGCAGTGGTAAATCGCCAGTGCCGCGCCCATGAGGCCGAACATCATGGTGATAAACCGACCCGACATGAAACGAGAAGTACCGACGAAGTATTGCTGCACAGACGGATCAGCGAGCTGGGCGAAAAAGATACGCTGTGTTCCTTCGACCAATACCCCGTTGACGACTTCAGTCCCGCCCAGGGCCGTGGTCCAGAAAGGAAGGTAGAAAATATGGTGAAGCCCAAATAGCCCCAACATCCGCAGAATAAAGCCGTAGAGTAATGTACCGATATAACCTGTGGTTTCGATTAAGCCGCCCATGCCGAAGATACCAGCTTGAATCTTCGGCCAGATCAGGTACATGACGGCACCGAGGATGATCGCAGAGAAGGCTGAAACAATCGGCACAAAGCGTGATCCGCCAAAGAATCCGAGGAATTTAGGGAGCTCGATGTTGCTGTATCGTGTATGCAGAAAGCTCGCCATGATCCCGACGATCACCCCGCCAAACACGCCGGTATCGAGGGTTTGAATCCCCAGGATCATCCCCTGGCCAACAGCGCCGAGGTTGCCCGTAGCCAGGCTGCCTTGAAGCGACAGCATGGAGCCGATCGTGGCGTTCATCACCAGGTAAGCCAGCAGTGCTGCCAGCCCGGCCGTCCCTTTATCACTTCTGGCCAACCCGACTGCGACCCCCACGGCGAACAGTACGGGTAAGTTACCAAATACGATAGCACCGGCAGCGGTCATAATGGTGAAGATGGCTTGCAAGAATGCAACATCCAAAAACGGGTACGCGACCAGAGTGTTTGGGTTTGATAAAGCACCGCCAATCCCCAGTAACAGGCCGGCAGCGGGTAGTACTGCTATCGGCAGCATAAATGACTTACCGAATTTCTGTGCAGCTTCAAAGAAGGTAGAACCTGACATAGGAAGTTAAACTCCATTAATTGACAACATATGGAGTATAGTTTCACCAACAAGCGTGATCATCTATCATGAATGCATCAATTCATGAGATGAATCACAAAAATATGGATCACATATGCATGGTATTTTACATGATGGACTGCGTAGTTTTCAGCTTATTGCGTTTAGCCGTGTCGAGATCAGCGCGAACCAGCTCGGTATAGAGGAGGTCAAGGACAAAGACTTGTGCGACCTTAGTCCCGATGGAATCCCCCTGTAACCAGTTTTCCCGGTTACCGTTGAGCAACACTTTGTCGGCATACCGACAAATCGTCGATTGTGAATTATGTGTCAGGGCAACGGTGAATGCGCCCGCTTCTTTGGCAATCCGCAAGGCCTTAATCGTTTCAGGAGACTCCCCTGAATGTGAAATGGCAACTACAACGTCCTTTTCACCAAGCAAGGAAGCCTTCATGTACATGAAGTGATTGTTAGCGATTGCATCAACATTCAGCCCGATCCGCATCAGCTTATTTTTGGCCTCTTCCGCGGTCACACCGGAAGAGCCGACACCAAAGAATGTTGTCGACGCTGAATAGGCGATGCTATTCGCAACCTCCCGCAGAATATCAAAATCCAGGAGTGCCCGCGTTTCTGATAGTACATGCTGCAGCACTAACTGAAGTTTTTCAGCAACGATATCCATCCCGTCCGTCAGATCGATCTCGCTCGACAATAAGCCTGGTTGTGGGGTCTCGTTTTTCACCAGCGAGACCGCCAACAACATTTTGAACTCCTGATAGCCAGAGAAGCCCATCTTCTTACAAAAACGGATCAGGCTTGCTTCTCCGACAGCACAACTGCTGGCAAGCTCAGAGGTGGATAGGTTGGCTATTTGTTCGGGATGTTCCAGAATGAAATCTGCAATCCGCTGTGATGATACAGTGAGGCTGTTTCTGACGCTTCGAATACTCGCCAGAACATCTTTCGTGTGATTCATTGTGTCGCCTTCGTGAAATACTGATTAATGATACTACCGGAACAGGACCGAAGTCGTCTGCCCTCAATATCTTAACCTATGAGGTGCTACGGCGTGATACAAGGCTAATAAATACCCCGAACAATGTTCGCAAACAGGAACTTTCGCGCTCCCCCTGTTGATGTCGCTATCACATAGTTCATTGAGTTTTCATCGATATTGTAAAAGAAACCAGTAACATCAATCATGAAGCCGATGACATTATCTCTCTTGAGGAATCGTTAGCACAGCTCTTTCTGTCCCCACTTTCTGCTCACAATGGCTAAAGAATACAGATTGATACGATATGCTACCAATCTCATTAGGCACTGCTGCTATAAAACTTTGTGTGGCTACTACCGGTGCAGAAAGCTTTCTCTATCGGGCATGGTCAGTATTCATTCACCGCGGACGGGCCCAAGCTAGGACTTGGGGAGCACCCCGCGGCTTGATTGGGGAAATACGCTACACAGAGTGCTCAATTTCGACATTGATTGATCAAAAGTTGACTGTCTGTGTTAGAGAAGAACGGATGGATCAGCCAATCCAATAAATAACCATTTGTGAGCGGCTCTCTTGTGAGTTTTTACCGCCTATCAATATCATGCCATCTTCTGTAGTAATATTGATGCCATACGCAGCACCAGATGATGGACGGGCTGAGCTGACAGGAAATTTCATCGCGTAAATCGAAAATAAACTGTTTTATTTGCGTACTTCTGAGACTCGGCTTCGTTTCACCGTCAATTAAAGTGACGGTATGAGCATCGTGAATCAGCCCTGCATCACAATTGGCTAACAAATACCAGGTGGCCCGGCTGAATCTCACATCCGAAGACTCTCAATTAACCAATCGGGATAACAGTGTCCAGTTGCTACCATTGGCCAATACGGCCATCAAAGTAATATCCGCCCATCAGGACCTGAGGGT
It encodes the following:
- a CDS encoding MFS transporter produces the protein MDVVIENRDRRAKGTLSLLCVVQFLVALDALVVIPLSAEIVLSLAVSPEQAGYLNSSYALAAALASVLFRPAATPEGMLRVMRLALLGLGAVTLGFACAPGFIALLAMRCLAGGFAGVVVALNLNLLMILLAPEKRKQAVALVMGMFPLALTLGVPGLLQLSGGVGWQAAFLWLGGGLLVAAGVVILRDLKQDQVLDSAASRADSMVTSQATGKETAAEVLSGSVAFPNRGLGRPLLAVFLAVFSTFLIVTQYPVFLVAGLKVATESLSCAYIIGGAGTFLTFQVYGRWGQRINSQWLIAGLSTGMVLVVLAGFSTQDAPQALAGLIGFMILSATRTTVVVTEITCALSAQLRARFIGYQNALMHLGSGVAGMAGAGLVVVSDSGVLSYQILLWVAAVLIMSVPLIRVPCESESQ
- a CDS encoding HAMP domain-containing methyl-accepting chemotaxis protein, which encodes MTFSIARKLRMSFLLIIALFIGAAVILYQQSGQVEQSARSLLHNDLPTVEVSRSLQQSAQSSLLTLRAYMLLDGAGEKAQALTQQLNGIFAQVDQQLEALKLHVSDAQYQQLKTVWLKLKASEQAIIAISHSEENLPAHALMQNEAAPIAEVALDQLQSLINEEVTNPDGGERKRLMKLYADSYTSLSNALGVLRDYLFDGAAERLDKYQDWMARHAQAVAEIQRKQSSLSSSDQGLWQLFEEMQQLYLPLAKQVISLRQSPEWNQANFMMAQQTAPAASELAEILDGVVSARQAQAQLNGRAVSDNVTQMMMTLITVVLVAAAFALLVATWLGRHIGSRLARVVKRADEISHGDFSGQPLSGEGRDEIAALVTTVNRMTASLSSLVTGVSEKAAVVDTGMDQLLINNSGTASESVKQAEKVSSMAAAIEEMSVTADETARHTQSAANDLQQAVSLLTDGEQALGQNQQTVTELNTLIGQASSMVENLSAESDRIERVTEVIENLAAQTNLLALNAAIEAARAGEQGRGFAVVADEVRLLAQRTTDSTTEINAIVQAIQGSTRQVVSVIDHSQTLVGTGTEHTAAAGETLQATIRSMDDVAEKVRNMAVATEQQSEVAASLAGLVHELSGSASDVSGHCDAARQRAEAIKAQVDDLNQAMQKFAV
- a CDS encoding LysR family transcriptional regulator, translating into MDNYTTIPVFTTVVELGSFSEAGRKLGINKSAVSKRISALEAHLGVKLIQRTTRKLSLTEAGEQYYSYVCRAQALIQDGEAAISSLQGSPKGHLKVSIPMVFGQRHIAPLLSEFLQRYPAIKLTLSLDDRVVDIYEEGLDMVLRIGALSDSNLVARKLSPCRSVLCASPGYLAQHGIPASLADLKQHNCLYYSYFRAGTEWTLEGPQGIERFKPEGNIQVNNSEVLKQLMLEHIGIGQMPLFLVEPELACGTLVPILEDYTLPEHGIYAVYPERAFMPAKLRVFIEYLEEKLSAKQHIW
- a CDS encoding DMT family transporter gives rise to the protein MITSILLALINGGCISICRIINGRLGQETGALNASLWNHLVGFGFLSLVVWLTASTSGSSASVSATLDAPLLAWSGGIIGALFVALNSYVLPRLGASLTALLVIGGQLLTGVGLDALSRGISTVQLLGVLCILAAVWQTKRG
- a CDS encoding LysR family transcriptional regulator encodes the protein MMSELDPRWLRSFHRVAECRSFKAAAEQLEIPSSNLSRYIASLEKHLGTRLIERTTRHMRLTQAGEQLYTRTFPLLSALDAALEDVSQNTQQISGTLRILLPDTPQFAMLLTNFARRHPALNIHCETSLSGRDLMQDLVLDGFDLVLTFNRGQLADSGWIAKKLTEWPSVVVGSPELIQACGKPETLQALAELPCITTLTASNGSPWQFDTGGPTPHALRVQSRFKVNSGHMAKAAALAGLGFALLPASACQQELDDGELIPLALDAPPVELALYAFYAGRTHLPKKISLFLNELAANFPSEKMS
- a CDS encoding N-acetylmannosamine-6-phosphate 2-epimerase is translated as MSDFFTNTKGGLIVSCQALEHEPLHSDFIMGRMALAAMQGGACGIRANSVEDITEIQQTVSLPVIGIIKRDYPGSEVFITATMKEVDELMQARPEMIAMDATHRARPENGHLAAFVALVREKYPDVLLMADIATVDEAVEAERLGFDCVSSTLHGYTGNTQGNKVFSHDFQFLKALLEMVTVPVIAEGNVETPEMAKRCLALGCHAVVVGGAITRPKQITERFVAAIQ
- a CDS encoding DMT family transporter — protein: MKSHSVSLDPKHPGATSLVSNHSGVQHPNADRLGPKNVVLALTGGITLASMIAINSYLATYSSPLLASWLAHGVGVVTSLILVVGANLWHRTRLGLTMVAGVPFWAYLGGIPGALTVILAAVTVNSPLGLSGTIALIMAGQVLFGLFSDALGWFGLPKRAIKRGDGAVLLLIALGGVLILFGGHGQ
- a CDS encoding acyloxyacyl hydrolase, whose protein sequence is MLRAYLCAIAVSITPGLSSAATWLNSIEIGTGKSFDHDNVYRISLQRHFDHQWIPSKTGFLSGYLDVSYSHWKNGHTDKNGNNNVYALSPVFSYVFHTPSPTSYLFIEAGIGASYLSEHSIGDLNFGGQFQFEDRLGIGAQHQSWRVSFRLFHFSNADIYDSNDGIDLWLVSLQYLFIPAWSARPQPEYKEHQATERY